A stretch of Crossiella cryophila DNA encodes these proteins:
- a CDS encoding cytochrome P450 gives MTTAPNLEELPLLLCTQPVVGRLDPVLRELQSRAPITKVRTRAGDEAWLVSRHAELKKLLLDGRLENAHPDPANRPRYVDSPVFDYNLLGTDFTEANQLHRDFRSALTPLFSARRVAVLREGIRARVHTLLDQLIERGSPADLHSEFSLPLSHGVLSDLLGVPDERTFISLLLAVDDEASVGAVFGHLVEAVTWRMEHPGPDIITALAEAGVPVEQIVSLVSTISFPFLVTPGVQSVGIGLFAAHPEQRDLLVGDPGLIETAVDEVLRMGQVVESVMPRYAESDIEIAGITIRAGELVLCDHYSANYDELVFPDSERFDITRTPNPHLAFSHGISHCIGAPLAKVQLSETFGALIARLPGLALTVPVDEIPMNVDPEAVKLGGGVDGLPVIW, from the coding sequence GTGACGACTGCGCCGAACCTGGAGGAACTACCGCTGCTGCTGTGCACGCAGCCCGTGGTCGGCAGGCTGGACCCGGTGCTCCGGGAACTCCAGTCGCGGGCGCCGATCACCAAGGTCCGGACCCGGGCCGGGGACGAGGCGTGGCTGGTGAGCAGGCATGCGGAACTCAAAAAGCTGTTGCTGGACGGGCGCCTGGAAAACGCGCATCCGGATCCGGCCAACCGGCCGCGTTATGTGGACAGTCCGGTGTTCGACTACAACCTGCTCGGCACCGATTTCACCGAGGCCAATCAACTGCACCGGGACTTCCGGTCCGCACTGACCCCGTTGTTCTCCGCCCGCCGGGTGGCCGTGCTGCGCGAAGGCATCCGCGCCCGCGTGCACACCCTGCTGGACCAGCTCATCGAGCGGGGTTCGCCCGCCGATCTGCACAGCGAGTTCTCGCTGCCGCTCTCCCACGGCGTGCTGAGCGATCTGCTGGGTGTGCCGGACGAGCGGACCTTCATCAGCCTGCTGCTGGCCGTGGACGACGAGGCGTCGGTGGGCGCGGTCTTCGGGCACCTGGTCGAGGCGGTGACCTGGCGGATGGAGCATCCGGGGCCGGACATCATCACCGCGCTGGCCGAGGCGGGGGTGCCGGTGGAGCAGATCGTGTCGCTGGTGTCCACGATCAGCTTCCCGTTCCTGGTCACCCCCGGTGTGCAGAGCGTGGGCATCGGGCTGTTCGCCGCGCACCCGGAGCAGCGGGATCTGCTCGTGGGCGATCCGGGGCTGATCGAGACCGCGGTGGACGAGGTGTTGCGGATGGGGCAGGTGGTGGAGTCGGTGATGCCGCGCTACGCCGAATCCGACATCGAGATCGCCGGGATCACCATCCGCGCGGGCGAACTCGTGCTGTGCGACCACTACTCGGCCAACTACGACGAACTCGTCTTCCCCGACTCCGAGCGCTTCGACATCACCCGCACCCCCAACCCGCACCTGGCCTTCAGCCACGGCATCAGCCACTGCATCGGCGCCCCGCTGGCCAAGGTCCAGCTCAGCGAGACCTTCGGCGCGCTCATCGCCCGGCTGCCGGGGCTGGCGCTGACCGTCCCGGTGGACGAGATCCCGATGAACGTGGATCCGGAGGCGGTGAAGCTGGGCGGTGGCGTGGACGGGTTGCCGGTCATCTGGTAG
- a CDS encoding TM0106 family RecB-like putative nuclease, translating to MLRTDHGLVHSPTDLVDLMECGHRSRLNQALALGLPGAPAPERGSEALVAKHGLAHEQAVLERLKRRYGAGVVEIDTPAPTPAALTAAAERTRQALTAGAPVVYQGVFYDGEFSGRADFLIATEDGGYEPHDAKLARHARPSAVLQLTAYAHALTQAGFTAGPLMHLLLGDGSAHSLRVQEFLPLLAHLRDRLRTRLSEPATLPERLWDDERPACTTCRFAQHCAQGRSAARDLSLVAGMRTDQRRKLAAAGIGTIEALAAATENERPPTLSTATFTGLRAQATLQVQQDLTRTPEDPIGKVSYEIVAPDELAGLPRPSPGDVFFDMEGDPFALDSDGLEYLFGAITLTPGGLEEFTPFWAHSRVQEKRAFESFVDFVTERLAEHPDLHVYHYAPYETNALKKLAALHGTREEEVDTLLRGGVLVDLYTVVRKGLRVSQRSYSIKYLEPLYMPESRAGDVQNAVSSIEAYEDYLTLTEVGDTARAAAVLRGIADYNEYDCVSTNRLYRFLLDIRAEAGIEPAPPVDPSTLDAAIDSAADELAAQRRAERAAKLAALVDPLMAELPENPAAFTPDHRTRSLLAASVGYHRRETNPAWWEFFRQVAAPLTDLESDNTCAVPVSVSTQDWTAPSGRVRNAKREVRLACDPDRPHPFAPGDTVRLLYPGHRTRDALVVDAGADGLTVQESAKPAELEGFDGRPAAVLPGSPVRPSPKDEAVADLARITVDTLPVLPAHPGLDLLRRRPRLRGDRDLPSPNDFGGDLVATVIAAVDALDGSTLAVQGPPGAGKTYLAGRLIAHLVANGRSVGVTSNSHKAVENVLTAARGAARATGVALPMAKRPKKTPEPDCLWEQPKSNNDLARWREEQGGGHLVGGTAWTFANAALRAQPFDVLIIDEAGQFALADALAVSLCTRNLVLLGDPQQLPQVVQGTHPAGADASALGHLIGAADVMPPALGYFLDQSRRMHPAVCQPISNLSYAGLLHAHPSAAGRGIDGVAPGLHLRQVDHRHNLASSPEEAAVIVELTRDLLGRTWTDGEQSRPLTESDILVVAPYNLQVRVVRRALERAGYPDVRVGTVDKFQGQEAPVVLATMTSSAAADLPRGLDFLLSRNRLNVALSRAQVLAVLICSPRLVEADIRNVEHMRLVAGMLGLLADARPWPTR from the coding sequence ATGCTGCGGACCGATCACGGGCTCGTCCACTCCCCGACCGACCTGGTCGACCTCATGGAGTGCGGGCACCGCAGCAGGCTCAACCAGGCCCTCGCGCTCGGCCTGCCCGGCGCGCCCGCGCCCGAACGCGGATCCGAGGCCCTGGTCGCCAAGCACGGCCTCGCGCACGAGCAGGCCGTGCTGGAACGGCTGAAACGACGGTACGGGGCCGGGGTGGTCGAGATCGACACCCCGGCGCCGACGCCGGCGGCGCTGACCGCGGCCGCCGAACGCACCCGGCAGGCCCTCACCGCCGGGGCTCCGGTGGTCTACCAGGGCGTGTTCTACGACGGGGAGTTCTCCGGCCGCGCCGACTTCCTCATCGCCACCGAGGACGGCGGCTACGAACCACACGACGCCAAACTCGCCCGGCACGCCCGTCCCTCCGCCGTGCTGCAGCTGACCGCCTACGCGCACGCGCTCACCCAGGCCGGGTTCACCGCCGGGCCGCTGATGCACCTGCTGCTCGGCGACGGCAGCGCGCATTCCCTGCGGGTACAGGAATTCCTGCCGCTGCTGGCCCACCTGCGGGACCGTCTGCGCACCCGGCTCAGCGAACCGGCCACACTGCCCGAGCGGCTCTGGGACGACGAGCGTCCGGCCTGTACGACCTGCCGGTTCGCCCAGCACTGCGCCCAGGGCCGTTCGGCCGCCCGGGATCTGTCCCTGGTCGCGGGCATGCGCACCGATCAGCGGCGCAAACTGGCCGCCGCCGGGATCGGCACCATCGAGGCACTGGCCGCGGCCACCGAGAACGAACGCCCGCCCACGCTGTCCACGGCCACCTTCACCGGGTTGCGCGCCCAGGCCACCCTCCAGGTACAGCAGGACCTCACCCGCACCCCGGAGGACCCGATCGGCAAGGTCTCCTACGAGATCGTCGCCCCGGACGAGCTGGCCGGGCTGCCGCGACCCAGTCCGGGCGACGTGTTCTTCGACATGGAGGGCGATCCGTTCGCACTGGACTCCGACGGGCTGGAGTACCTCTTCGGCGCGATCACCCTCACCCCCGGCGGCCTGGAGGAGTTCACCCCGTTCTGGGCGCACAGCCGAGTGCAGGAGAAACGCGCGTTCGAGTCCTTTGTGGACTTCGTGACCGAGCGGCTGGCCGAGCACCCGGACCTGCACGTCTACCACTACGCGCCCTATGAGACCAACGCGCTGAAGAAACTGGCCGCGCTGCACGGCACCCGGGAGGAGGAGGTCGACACGCTGCTGCGCGGCGGGGTCCTCGTTGACCTGTACACCGTGGTGCGCAAGGGACTCCGGGTATCCCAGCGGTCCTACTCGATCAAGTACCTGGAACCGTTGTACATGCCCGAATCCCGGGCCGGGGACGTGCAGAACGCGGTGTCCAGCATCGAGGCATACGAGGACTACCTCACCCTGACCGAGGTCGGCGACACCGCCCGCGCGGCCGCGGTGCTGCGCGGTATCGCCGACTACAACGAGTACGACTGCGTGTCCACCAACCGCCTTTACCGCTTCCTCCTCGACATCCGCGCCGAAGCCGGGATCGAACCGGCCCCGCCGGTCGATCCGTCCACTTTGGACGCCGCGATCGATTCCGCGGCCGATGAGCTGGCCGCGCAACGCCGCGCCGAACGCGCCGCGAAACTCGCCGCCCTGGTCGACCCGCTGATGGCGGAGCTGCCGGAGAATCCGGCCGCCTTCACCCCCGACCACCGCACCCGGTCCCTGCTGGCCGCCTCGGTCGGCTACCACCGGCGGGAGACCAACCCGGCGTGGTGGGAGTTCTTCCGCCAGGTCGCCGCCCCGCTCACCGATCTGGAGTCCGACAACACCTGCGCCGTGCCGGTGTCAGTGTCCACACAGGACTGGACCGCGCCGTCGGGGCGGGTGCGCAACGCCAAACGCGAGGTCCGGCTGGCCTGCGACCCGGACCGGCCGCACCCGTTCGCCCCCGGCGACACCGTGCGCCTGCTCTACCCCGGCCACCGCACCAGGGACGCCCTGGTCGTCGACGCCGGGGCCGATGGCCTCACTGTGCAGGAGAGCGCGAAACCCGCCGAACTCGAGGGTTTCGACGGCCGCCCCGCCGCGGTGCTGCCCGGCAGTCCGGTGCGGCCCAGTCCCAAGGACGAGGCAGTGGCCGACCTGGCCCGGATCACCGTGGACACCCTGCCGGTGCTGCCCGCGCACCCCGGACTGGACCTACTGCGCCGCAGACCGCGTCTGCGCGGTGACCGGGATCTGCCCTCCCCCAACGACTTCGGTGGCGATCTGGTGGCCACCGTGATCGCCGCCGTGGACGCCCTGGACGGCTCCACCCTGGCCGTGCAGGGCCCGCCGGGTGCGGGCAAGACCTACCTCGCGGGGCGGTTGATCGCGCACCTGGTCGCCAACGGGCGCAGCGTCGGGGTGACCTCCAACAGCCACAAGGCGGTCGAGAACGTGCTCACCGCGGCCCGCGGCGCGGCCAGGGCGACCGGGGTGGCGCTGCCGATGGCCAAGCGCCCCAAGAAAACCCCCGAACCGGACTGCCTGTGGGAGCAGCCCAAGTCCAACAACGACCTGGCCCGCTGGCGGGAGGAACAGGGCGGCGGTCACCTGGTCGGCGGCACCGCGTGGACCTTCGCCAACGCCGCGCTGCGCGCCCAGCCCTTCGACGTGCTGATCATCGACGAGGCCGGTCAGTTCGCCCTCGCCGACGCCCTCGCGGTCTCGCTGTGCACGCGGAACCTGGTGCTGCTGGGCGATCCGCAGCAACTCCCCCAGGTCGTGCAGGGCACCCACCCGGCCGGGGCGGACGCCTCCGCGCTCGGCCACCTCATCGGCGCCGCCGACGTCATGCCGCCCGCGCTCGGCTACTTCCTGGACCAGTCCCGCCGCATGCACCCCGCGGTCTGCCAGCCCATCTCGAACCTGTCCTACGCCGGTCTGCTGCACGCCCACCCCAGCGCCGCCGGACGCGGGATCGACGGCGTGGCACCGGGTCTGCACCTGCGCCAGGTCGACCACCGGCACAACCTGGCCTCCTCCCCCGAGGAAGCCGCGGTCATCGTCGAACTCACCCGCGACCTGCTCGGCCGCACCTGGACCGATGGGGAGCAGAGCAGGCCGCTCACCGAGTCCGACATCCTGGTGGTGGCCCCGTACAACCTGCAGGTCCGGGTGGTCCGGCGCGCGCTGGAACGCGCCGGCTACCCGGACGTGCGGGTCGGCACCGTGGACAAGTTCCAGGGCCAGGAAGCCCCGGTGGTTCTGGCCACCATGACCAGCTCGGCCGCCGCCGACCTGCCACGCGGACTCGACTTCCTGTTGTCCCGCAACCGGTTGAACGTCGCCCTCTCCCGCGCCCAGGTGCTGGCAGTGCTGATCTGCTCACCACGGCTGGTCGAGGCCGACATCCGCAACGTCGAACACATGCGCCTGGTCGCCGGGATGCTCGGCCTGCTCGCCGACGCCCGGCCCTGGCCTACCAGATGA
- a CDS encoding Rv0909 family putative TA system antitoxin, which translates to MSFLDKAKELAEQAKEKAAEFAQSPAGDKARELAAKGVDAAASGIDKVTGGKYTDKIETVSNKVEGFLDKDGKPEGDAKP; encoded by the coding sequence ATGAGCTTCCTGGACAAGGCGAAAGAGCTGGCTGAGCAGGCCAAGGAGAAGGCGGCCGAGTTCGCGCAGAGCCCCGCTGGGGACAAGGCGCGCGAACTCGCCGCCAAGGGTGTGGACGCCGCGGCCAGCGGGATCGACAAGGTCACCGGTGGCAAGTACACCGACAAGATCGAAACCGTCAGCAACAAGGTCGAGGGTTTTCTGGACAAGGACGGCAAGCCGGAGGGTGACGCCAAACCCTGA
- a CDS encoding ABC transporter substrate-binding protein: MSRPIPLLIGAVALLALPACGGGPAAQPGAGTISITNCGSQVSFPAPAKRLFVNDGNLIAMTLALGAQEQIAAVSSVQRDAPTLKRHYGDLVDKLNSVSPEYPARETVLAQRPDVMVAGWSYGYAEEKQLTPATLRQQNVAAYVLTESCRQADGKAARGVIEPWQALREDLANLGKITGRTAEADKVTADLDARLKTLREAPKPAKAPTVFLFDSGTDSVYSSGRFGAPEAIISDAGARNALADVDDTWTKVSWERVAAARPDAFLFVDYPPQSYADKVALLKARAGINELPAVKENRFLNLPYALWTSGPLNIDAAEQVRKALEGWQLVPASTVTPKFDDRPGN, encoded by the coding sequence ATGAGCCGTCCCATCCCCCTGCTGATCGGCGCCGTCGCGCTGCTGGCCCTGCCCGCCTGCGGCGGCGGCCCGGCCGCGCAGCCCGGCGCGGGCACCATCAGCATCACCAACTGCGGCAGCCAGGTCAGCTTCCCCGCCCCTGCCAAGCGGTTGTTCGTCAACGACGGCAACCTGATCGCGATGACCCTCGCCCTCGGCGCGCAGGAACAGATCGCGGCGGTCTCCAGCGTGCAGCGGGACGCCCCCACCCTCAAACGGCACTACGGCGACCTGGTCGACAAGCTCAACTCGGTCTCCCCCGAGTACCCGGCCCGGGAAACCGTGCTCGCCCAGCGCCCGGACGTCATGGTGGCGGGCTGGAGCTACGGCTACGCCGAGGAGAAGCAGCTCACCCCGGCCACCCTGCGCCAGCAGAACGTGGCGGCCTACGTGCTCACCGAGAGCTGCCGCCAGGCCGACGGCAAGGCCGCTCGCGGCGTGATCGAACCCTGGCAGGCGCTGCGCGAGGACCTGGCCAACCTCGGCAAGATCACCGGCCGCACGGCCGAGGCGGACAAGGTCACCGCCGATCTGGACGCCCGGCTCAAGACCCTGCGCGAAGCACCGAAACCGGCCAAGGCGCCCACCGTGTTCCTCTTCGACAGCGGCACCGACAGCGTGTACTCCAGCGGCCGCTTCGGCGCGCCCGAGGCGATCATCAGCGACGCCGGCGCGCGCAACGCGCTCGCCGATGTGGACGACACCTGGACCAAGGTCTCCTGGGAACGGGTCGCCGCGGCCAGACCGGACGCCTTCCTGTTCGTGGACTACCCGCCGCAGAGCTACGCCGACAAGGTCGCGCTGCTCAAGGCCCGCGCCGGGATCAACGAGCTGCCCGCGGTCAAGGAGAACCGGTTCCTCAACCTGCCCTACGCGCTGTGGACCTCCGGGCCGCTCAACATCGACGCCGCCGAACAGGTCCGCAAGGCCCTGGAAGGCTGGCAGCTGGTGCCCGCCTCCACCGTCACCCCGAAGTTTGACGACCGGCCAGGGAACTGA
- a CDS encoding ABC transporter ATP-binding protein yields MRLRASGLDCAIGGRTILRGVDLAVEPGEVLGFVGPNGSGKSTLLRVLAGIRAPAAGRILLDGQPLSALSARQRARRIAMVGQEEELPADLLVGELVALGLVPHRAPWAGGDRRERETVRKALSTVDLEDAVDRPVEQLSGGERRRVLLARGLAQDAPLLVLDEPTNHLDIRHQLHLLDLVRGLDRTVLLALHDLNLAADVCDRVVVLHNGEARPAAVPAEALTPSLVREVFGVRATRVTHPDTGRPHLLFTPTLERP; encoded by the coding sequence ATGAGGCTTCGGGCATCAGGGCTGGACTGCGCGATCGGTGGGCGGACCATCCTGCGCGGGGTCGATCTCGCCGTCGAACCCGGTGAGGTGCTGGGATTTGTCGGGCCCAACGGGAGCGGCAAGTCCACGCTGCTGCGGGTGCTGGCCGGGATCCGGGCACCCGCGGCCGGGCGGATCCTCCTGGACGGCCAGCCGCTCTCGGCGCTGTCCGCTCGGCAACGGGCGCGGCGGATCGCCATGGTGGGGCAGGAAGAGGAACTGCCCGCGGATCTGCTTGTCGGCGAACTCGTCGCGCTCGGGCTGGTCCCGCATCGCGCGCCCTGGGCCGGAGGCGACCGGCGAGAACGTGAGACCGTCCGAAAAGCACTGTCCACAGTAGACCTGGAAGACGCCGTGGACCGGCCGGTGGAACAGCTCTCCGGTGGTGAACGACGCCGGGTGCTGCTCGCCCGCGGACTCGCCCAGGACGCGCCGTTGCTGGTGCTGGACGAACCCACCAACCACCTCGACATCCGGCACCAGCTGCACCTCCTGGACCTGGTCCGCGGGCTGGACCGGACCGTGCTGCTGGCCCTGCACGACCTCAACCTGGCCGCCGACGTCTGTGACCGCGTGGTGGTCCTGCACAACGGCGAGGCCCGCCCCGCCGCCGTCCCGGCCGAAGCCCTGACCCCGTCGCTGGTGCGCGAGGTCTTCGGGGTCAGGGCCACCCGGGTCACCCACCCGGACACCGGGCGACCGCATCTGCTGTTCACCCCCACCCTGGAGCGCCCATGA
- a CDS encoding FecCD family ABC transporter permease, with amino-acid sequence MRRSRTGLVLLAPTALLLVAAAFSASVGAEQLPLGAVLGARLTGSPGADLTFDTIVWNLRVPRSLLALVVGAGLAVAGVAVQTLVRNPLADPYLLGVSSGAGVGATAVITSGLFAGAGVWALSAGALVGALGAAALVFAIAAAQGGLTPLRLVLTGTVLGSAFSAMASYLVFRSAEPGAAESVLFWLLGSLAGADWDRLGLPLVVVLVLGALLLAGSGWLDALAMGPDTAAGLGVPVRVLRNSLFVGLAVLVGVLVAVSGGIGFVGLVIPHIARLLVGARHRAMLPVAAVTGALFLLCVDMAARVLVRPVEVPLSVVTGLIGAPVFLLLLGRRRYRFGSEG; translated from the coding sequence GTGCGTCGTTCCCGGACCGGGTTGGTCCTGCTCGCGCCGACGGCGTTGCTGCTGGTCGCGGCCGCCTTCTCCGCCTCCGTCGGCGCTGAGCAACTCCCCCTGGGCGCCGTGCTCGGCGCGCGGCTCACCGGTTCTCCCGGCGCCGACCTCACCTTCGACACCATCGTGTGGAACCTGCGTGTTCCGCGCAGTCTGCTCGCCCTGGTCGTCGGCGCCGGGCTGGCGGTGGCCGGGGTGGCGGTCCAGACACTGGTGCGTAATCCGCTGGCCGATCCCTACCTGCTCGGGGTGTCCTCCGGGGCGGGGGTGGGGGCTACCGCGGTGATCACCTCGGGGTTGTTCGCGGGGGCCGGGGTGTGGGCGTTGTCGGCGGGGGCCTTGGTCGGGGCGCTTGGGGCGGCGGCTTTGGTGTTCGCGATCGCGGCGGCGCAGGGTGGGTTGACGCCGTTGCGGTTGGTGCTCACCGGGACGGTGCTGGGGTCGGCGTTCTCCGCGATGGCCAGTTATCTGGTGTTCCGGAGTGCGGAGCCTGGGGCCGCCGAGTCGGTGTTGTTCTGGCTGCTGGGCAGTCTGGCCGGCGCGGACTGGGATCGGCTGGGGTTGCCGCTCGTGGTGGTGCTGGTCCTGGGGGCGTTGTTGCTGGCTGGGAGTGGGTGGCTGGACGCGTTGGCCATGGGGCCGGACACCGCGGCGGGGCTGGGGGTGCCGGTCCGGGTTTTGCGGAACTCGTTGTTCGTCGGACTGGCGGTGCTGGTCGGGGTGCTGGTGGCGGTCTCTGGCGGGATCGGGTTCGTGGGGCTGGTGATTCCGCACATCGCGCGGCTGCTGGTGGGGGCGCGGCATCGGGCCATGTTGCCGGTGGCGGCGGTGACGGGGGCGTTGTTCCTGCTGTGTGTGGACATGGCGGCGCGGGTGCTGGTCCGGCCGGTGGAGGTGCCGTTGAGCGTGGTCACCGGACTCATCGGCGCGCCGGTGTTCCTGCTGTTGCTGGGGCGGCGGCGGTACCGGTTCGGGAGCGAGGGATGA
- a CDS encoding ArsR/SmtB family transcription factor — translation MDEVFKALADPSRRRLLDSLNSRNGQTLRELCAGLDMARQSVSKHLAVLAAAELVTTQWRGREKLHYLNAAPINAIADRWITHYHRPRAQALADLKTALEQGPMDPFVYTTYIRTTPEQLWAALTTPSFTQQYWGATLESDWRPGSTITWTQGDWSHTDPDQVVLEANPHTRLAYTWHTFTPDFAPSVGLDADLGAKLAAEPRSKASFDIEPLGELVKLTVTHDGFAPDSVLRGMITEGWSHIIANLKTLLETGSVLPEPAAQDA, via the coding sequence ATGGACGAGGTGTTCAAGGCACTGGCCGATCCCAGTCGCCGCCGGTTACTGGACAGCCTGAACAGCCGGAACGGGCAGACCCTGCGGGAGCTGTGCGCCGGGCTGGACATGGCCCGCCAGTCCGTCAGCAAGCACCTGGCGGTGCTGGCCGCGGCCGAACTGGTCACCACCCAATGGCGCGGCCGGGAGAAGTTGCACTACCTCAACGCCGCCCCGATCAACGCCATCGCCGACCGCTGGATCACCCACTACCACCGACCACGCGCCCAAGCGCTGGCCGACCTGAAAACCGCATTGGAGCAAGGACCCATGGACCCCTTCGTCTACACCACCTACATCCGCACCACCCCCGAACAACTCTGGGCGGCCCTCACCACCCCGTCCTTCACCCAGCAATACTGGGGCGCCACCCTGGAATCAGACTGGCGCCCCGGCTCCACCATCACCTGGACCCAGGGCGACTGGTCCCACACCGACCCCGACCAGGTAGTCCTGGAAGCCAACCCCCACACCCGCCTCGCCTACACCTGGCACACCTTCACCCCCGACTTCGCCCCCAGCGTCGGCCTGGACGCGGACCTGGGCGCGAAACTCGCGGCAGAGCCACGGTCGAAGGCGAGCTTCGACATCGAGCCACTGGGCGAGCTGGTGAAGCTGACGGTGACCCATGACGGGTTCGCGCCGGACTCGGTGCTGCGAGGGATGATCACCGAGGGCTGGTCGCACATCATCGCCAACCTGAAGACGTTGCTGGAGACGGGGTCGGTGTTGCCGGAGCCGGCGGCGCAGGACGCCTGA
- a CDS encoding YciI family protein, with protein MKYMLMIMAADKDADNGCTFEDWVAYAKELKDSGVWVSGHALADLVTATTVQVGASGERTVTDGPFAETREVLGGYDIIDVADLDEALKWAARCPGSRGGGAVVVRPVADFGN; from the coding sequence GTGAAGTACATGTTGATGATCATGGCCGCGGACAAGGACGCGGACAACGGCTGCACCTTCGAGGACTGGGTGGCCTATGCGAAGGAACTCAAGGACTCGGGGGTGTGGGTCAGCGGGCACGCGCTGGCCGACCTGGTGACGGCGACGACGGTGCAGGTCGGCGCCTCGGGGGAGCGCACGGTCACCGACGGGCCGTTCGCCGAGACCCGGGAGGTGCTCGGCGGGTACGACATCATCGACGTCGCCGACCTGGACGAGGCGCTGAAGTGGGCGGCGCGCTGCCCCGGCTCCCGGGGTGGCGGGGCGGTCGTGGTGCGGCCGGTCGCGGACTTCGGGAACTGA
- a CDS encoding RNA polymerase sigma factor — translation MSEQASSSVESIFREEHGRLLASLVRRFGDLDLAEEVAAEAIEAALTHWPVDGVPHKPGAWLLTTARRKAVDRLRRDQAYAARLAILQVEADRADPAPPADRGGDLPDDRLQLFFTCAHPALPAEDRGALTLRCLAGLTTPEVARAYLVPPATMAQRIVRAKKKIREARIPFRVPGADELPERLPGVLQVLYSIFTEGYAASSGPELQRLDLAEEAIRLARILHRLLPGEREVTGLLALLLLTHARRAARTGMYGELMLLADQDRSRWDRAMIAEGEPLVVAALSGGPPGRYGVQAAIAALHDEAADFASTDWPQIVALYDVLLTIMPSPVVELNRAAAVAMRDGPAAGLALLDELAGEPKLRGYHLYPLARADLLERLGRTEEAATAYREALELAGSEPDRAHLRDRLVALEGKDHGP, via the coding sequence ATGAGCGAGCAGGCGTCCTCCTCGGTCGAGTCGATTTTCCGGGAGGAGCACGGCAGGCTGCTGGCCTCCCTGGTGCGCCGTTTCGGCGATCTCGACCTGGCCGAGGAGGTCGCCGCGGAGGCGATCGAGGCCGCGCTGACGCACTGGCCCGTCGACGGGGTGCCGCACAAGCCCGGCGCGTGGTTGCTGACCACGGCACGGCGCAAGGCGGTGGACCGGCTGCGGCGGGACCAGGCCTACGCGGCCCGGCTGGCCATCCTGCAGGTCGAAGCCGACCGCGCCGACCCGGCCCCGCCGGCGGATCGCGGTGGGGACCTGCCGGATGACCGGTTGCAGTTGTTCTTCACCTGCGCGCACCCGGCGCTGCCCGCGGAGGACCGCGGCGCGCTGACCTTGCGCTGCCTGGCCGGGCTGACCACGCCGGAGGTGGCACGGGCCTACCTGGTGCCGCCGGCCACGATGGCGCAGCGGATCGTGCGCGCGAAGAAGAAGATCCGGGAGGCGCGCATCCCGTTCCGGGTGCCGGGCGCGGACGAGTTGCCGGAGCGGCTGCCCGGGGTCCTGCAGGTGCTGTACTCGATCTTCACCGAGGGCTACGCGGCCAGCTCCGGGCCGGAGTTGCAGCGCCTGGACCTGGCCGAGGAGGCGATCCGGCTGGCCCGGATCCTGCACCGGCTGCTGCCCGGCGAACGGGAGGTGACCGGGCTGCTCGCGTTGCTGCTGCTGACCCACGCCCGCCGGGCGGCGCGCACCGGCATGTACGGCGAGCTGATGTTGCTGGCCGATCAGGACCGGTCGCGCTGGGACCGGGCGATGATCGCCGAGGGCGAGCCGCTGGTGGTCGCCGCGCTGTCCGGCGGCCCGCCCGGCCGGTACGGGGTGCAGGCCGCGATCGCCGCGCTGCACGATGAGGCCGCCGACTTCGCGAGCACCGACTGGCCGCAGATCGTGGCCCTCTACGACGTGCTGCTCACGATCATGCCGTCGCCGGTGGTGGAGTTGAACCGGGCGGCCGCGGTGGCCATGCGGGACGGCCCCGCCGCCGGTCTGGCGCTGCTGGACGAACTCGCCGGGGAGCCGAAACTCCGCGGCTACCACCTGTACCCGCTGGCCCGCGCGGACCTCCTGGAACGCCTGGGCCGCACCGAAGAGGCCGCCACCGCCTACCGGGAAGCCCTGGAACTGGCTGGCTCGGAACCCGACCGCGCACACCTGCGCGACCGACTTGTCGCCCTGGAGGGCAAAGACCATGGACCGTGA